The Musa acuminata AAA Group cultivar baxijiao chromosome BXJ1-8, Cavendish_Baxijiao_AAA, whole genome shotgun sequence genomic sequence ATTGTCAATCCTATCTGATTCGTGATATGACCTCCCAAATTGTTTTACTCGTTATCAGCCTCGTTTAATATTGCAGAATTATTATATAGAGTCACATATGACAGAAAATATTTACATAAGAGTTTTCGATAATTTTTctgaaaaagatatattttattttttccaagGATGCCTCTGTCTTTCATACTCGATGCATTTGAGTGAGGGTGAAGTCGATACATGAAGGTGTGACAACAACGATAGACGAGGGTGAAGGCGATAGGTGATAAATGATAACGATGTATTTTATGAGTATTGCTATAGAAAATATGGGTATCATACGAGAAAAATACAAACATATTACGAGAAAAACCAACaatgagaaatattttttaataaaatcatcCTATAATTTTTTCCATAATTATATCCTTCCTATTACTTTAATTCACTTTAAAGTTGGTAAATAAAAATATTACGATGTTGTTGAAAACCATTATAATCAGTTTGGTTTAGTGGGTTTCAGTGTAAATAAATATATCATAATTAGATTTCTAAGGCCTAAAGCGTTATTTGGATGCTCTACAGGGATAAATATGTAAAAAGACATAATATTTTCAGATCACATGATGCGTTTACGATCAAATCAATCCATCAATCCTGATGCATTCATCATTCCCTAAACTCCAGAGGTTCTTCCTCAGACTCCATTCCACTACCTCAAACCCtaatcctccctcctcctccctttcccaATGGCTTCTCCTATCCAGCTCCATCTCCATCTCGACCAGTCGCCACCTCCGCCAATTCCTCGCTCGCGCCATCGCCGCTGGCCTTCTCCGGAACAACCACCTCCATCTCTGGAACTCCCTCCTCCACTCGCTCGCTCGCGGCCCCAACCCCGACCTCTCCATCTCCCTATTCGATCTGCTCCGAAGAGCCGGCGTCGACGTCGACAATTACGCCTTCACCGCCGTCCTTAAAGCCGTCGCCGCGTTCCCACGCCCCAAGGAGGGCGAAAATATTCATTCTTTGAGCCTGAAACTTGGGTTCGAAAGTGAAAACTTCGTTCTCAACTCCCTCATCCATATGTACTCTGTCTGCGGCTTCCATGTCGCTGCAAGGAGGGTCTTTGATTTGGCCGAGGATTCCGCCCGTGACGTGGTGTCCTGGAGTAGTATGATATCGGGGTATTTGCAGGTCGGTTTGTGCCAAGAAGCGTTGTCGGTCTTTGGGAATATGGTCCGTAGATCAATCACGATGGATGCAATCACTCCAGTGAGTGCGTTGATTGCTTGTGGGAGGATCGGAGCGATCGAGCCTGGAAGAAGGATCCATGCCCTGGTTGTCATCTATGGTTTCGATCTGAACTGTTTTTTGGGCTCTTCTCTGATTAATATGTATGCAGGGTGTGGCTATATTGAGGATGCTCGCAAGTTGTTCGATCGAATTCCTGAAAGGAATGTTGTCTGCTGGACATCGATGATTTCTGGGTACACCCAATCGGGTCAGTTCAGGGAGTCCATCGAGCTGTTCAGAGAGATGCAGATGGCTGGAGTTAGAGCTGAAGATCCCACCGTAGCTTCTGTTGTGTCATCTTGTGCACAGCTGGGCGCGCATGCACAAGGAAGGAATATCCACAAGTATTGTGATGTGAACAATATAGGAAAACTCCTATCCGTGAAGAATGCTCTAATTGATATGTACTCAAAGTGTGGGGACGTTCAGAGAGCTTTCGAGGTTTTCCAAGGACTTGCCCAGAAGGATGTAATTTCATGGACTGTGATGATATCCGGTCTGGCATTGAATGGATATCCAAAGGAGGCATTGGATTTGTTCTCGGAAATGGAATTATCAGATGAGGCCATGCCAAATGAGATTACATTCCTCGGGGTTTTAACTGCTTGTAGTCATGGAGGGTTTGTTGACAAAGGGTACCACTACTTCAACAAAATGGTACATCGCTACGGACTCATACCTCAAATAGAGCACTATGGATGTATAGTTGATCTTCTTGGTCGTGCAAATCTTCTGGAAGAGGCAAAAAAGTTCATCAAGGAAATGCCAATTAAACCTGATGTGGTCATTTGGCGATCGCTGCTTTTCGCTTGTCGAGGTAAGGAGAATGTCAAACTAGCAGAATATGCAGCAGAAAGAATTCTGGAATTGGAGCCAAGGAGGTGTGCGGGGCATGTTTTGCTGTCAAATATATATGCTGTTTCATCAAGGTGGAGTGATGTGAACAAGGTCAGAGGAGTTATGCGCAATTGGAGCATACATAAGATACCAGGATGCTCTTTCATTGAATTGAATGGAATAGTGCATGAGTTCTTAGCTACAGACAGATCACACCATCAGTCAGATATGATATATGAGTTTCTTTGGGTGATCCATGGACACCTATTTTCGGAATCATACGATGAGTCCTGTCTTTCAACATGGGAGGGACCATGAATCAAACTTGACGAAAAGTACAAGGTTGCGAATCATGATCTCACCTTTATTAGGAGCTAGGCATTTTTTGATTAATCAGGAAACAAAGGAACCTTCTTCTTTTGTTTCAGTGGTTAGGCACTAGGCACATCCGGCGAAGAGGCAGCCCCCTCTGCCGCTGCCGCTTGAGGAGATAGAAGATCACAGTCCTAGAGAGTAGGAAGAGGGAGGATGCCAAGGTGATGCAAAGCTAAGGGAGCAAGAGAAGCCCAGCAGTGGATCATCATAAGTTTCACAGAACTCGGAACGGCTGCCTGGTCTATTACTTTGCTTCGCTTGCCTGTTGTATTTCAAGGTTAGGTTTCCGTACTCTTGATACCTGATCATGCAGTCTGCAATAGTCTTGCAAATGTTTACACAATATTGGAGTAGTTGACCTCGACAACTTTCGTAGGATATATGCTGTTGATAGGGGCAACGTTCACTGCCCCATTGACATTTGATATGTCAACACCAGCAGTCAGAAAACGGTAAAATAGACTGATCAAATTTATCATGTAAAACATGAttcaaaatagaaaatattttacaCCAGCAGTATCATTTATTTTTACTCTCAAATTATAGTTTGCTTTGCTCATCATATCATAAGTCTGGTTTACTTGGTCAACTGGAACTGGAactctattttcttcttttttggtgcTTACTTAACTTTCAGTCTTGATCAAGTATAAGTCTTAACCAATTTCAAAATTTCTCTATATAGCAAACACCATTATTACTGTTAATTTTCCTTTGGAAGACTATAGCAGCATATTGAAGAAAAATGGATGAACACCATGAATTCATTAAATCATTCTCCTATTCTTGGAGAAGGGTGTGTTGAGTTATTTGGGGAAGTATGCAGAAGTAGAATATTTACTTAGCGATGGTCATTTAAGTTCCAAGAGCCAACTCACTTTATGTTTACATGTGTTTGGTAAACTTCATGCCTTGGAAGCACAATAATAATCACCAGTCTAGGAATGCACAGAAAAAGAAACAATGGACTGTCACCTTCCATTCatcagaaataatttatatttcaaacAGTAGCACTTAACACTTGATATTTCCCACCCACAAATCTCTACAATCTACCtaaatcatttttttctttcttttcttcacaGTAATGTGAGCCATGAGCGACATACATTTCTAACAAATCAAGGAGTTCCATTGTCTGATAACAACTGCGAAGGATGATAACCACAGTACCTGTGCACAGGTCGAGGACTTCCATTGTGACTGATGCttcaattgtgtgtgtgtgtcaacTATCAAAGAAGAGAACTGTTCTAGTTTCTTGACATTGTTTAGTTTAAGAGCATGTACATTGAAGAAGCATGTTGGGTTTAACATGTACAACTGATGCAATACACAGACCTCCCCATATCTGTCTTTATTTCCTGCAAATTAATAATAACTTCTTGTTACATGTCATGCATGAGAATACTGAGAGCATAAAGTCCAGGTACAGTAAGACAAATAACTTGTTTATCtaacttaaaatgaaatatctaGAACAGCTATGGGGGACTTTGGCTTCATAAATGAAGAGGTTCTCAACTAGCATAATGGAAAAGATGAACTACATATGAAAAGCATTTTCAGGTTCTGTTGAGAATGATATGTATTATGCTTTGGCTGATGTGAGGAATGCTTCTTACCATTCTTTCTATGTTTACATGTTAAGCCATCTATTTCTACTTATCAATAACCAATACAACCATAAATGTTAGTAGTGATAAAAAATACATAAACTTGAAAAATCAAAAGAAGCACAAACATAtctagaaaaaaaagaagattaattgAATGCATTATTGTGTCAAAAGTCCTATAAAAATTGAACTCTCTTCTGTAAAGCATCCAAGAAACTCTTTGTACTAAATAAAAAAAGGATGCTTCTGGTTAGGGATTTTTCCAATGGGCTTGTTGCATTAAACCCAATTTCTTGTCTAGATATTCAAGAACATGGCACATGAATGAATCATCATGATCTTAGAGAATATTGGTGCATACCAAGGGAGTTTAAAGGTGTCTTTCCACCGCCCCTGCTTGAGACAAGTGGCATAAACTTTGTCGAGCCGAATAATTATTTCTGAAAAGGTTGGTCTCACTACAGGATCAGGATCCCAACATTCTTCAATTAATctgccaaaaaaacaaaaaaaaaggaacataGTTTAGACACTATTTGTTCATCATGAGATGCGAATGATTTGGTGAACATCTGTGTAACCACTGAAAATAACAAAGACATGGAAGAAAATTGTATGATGATCTGATCCCTAACTTTGCTCGGTTCATCCAGGCGTTTTCATGACATGCATTTTTCCAAGAGAAGCTGGTAGTTGCAAAGCTTCTCTGGTCTTTCTCTAGACAGGTAGCATAACATGTGCAGAGTACTCGTTAGTGCTAGCATATAAGGCCGAGATAATAGTCTAAAGCAAAGGCATCAAAATAACATCCTCAAGATATGTCAGAACATGTCATATTGATACACATATAATACTAAcatggagattttttttttttttttttttttttatgggggGTGTAGTAATGAATTATCAGCTATCTACCAGAATTTATATGAAGTTAGAATTTTGGACTTATAATTAGAAGTCGATCGAAATGGGCCAAAATTTATCGAACTTAGTCAGAATGTTTACTTGGAAATACAATAAAAAGAGAATGGGAGAAACAGAAGAAAATGCATTGACTTTAGCAATATGTCAAACTTACTCTTTTACATCTAGAGGATAACCTTTTGATTTGTTCTTCATTAGGGGTCTCAACCCATCCAAGCAAATCATTCTAGCAGCTTCTTCTGGGCCCTTTGGGTGAAAGGCTGGTGCTCCTTCAATCATCTGAAACCATCAAGAGAGTATATAACAatcaaaaagaggaaaaaaaataatatttactatTGATAAATTAACAATTCATATAACACCAAGACATAAAATTACAGTCGATCtttcattgtccatttaaaatgCAAGGCAAAGTTTTAGGCCAACTTCTTGTTGAACCTGCCATTATCTTCCTCCCAACTTTCATATCCCTCTTAGCACAGTCTCCAGCAGAACTGCTGAAGAGGATGCCTTCAACAAATGCAAAATGCATGACAACATGTATCTTGCACATGAAACAACCTACTTTCTATATCCAGCTTTCCTCATGGTATGTTGCATTGTGAGAAGGAAGACCTCTTCAATAGATAATGACTTTAATGTTATTAACTTCAGCAGAGACTACATAATGAAATCTATTGACATTATTGATTTGagattcatttgatataaaatacaATCAAGATGTAAGGTGACAATATGTTGAAAAGTTTCATATTTGCATAGAGAAAAGCAAATTCCCACAGCAGCTCCACGAGGTTTTTGTATATGCTGTCTGATGGGTATGACTTTTCTACAAGAAATCAAAGATGCCAAACCTGTTAAAAAGAACTTCCAATCTGTCAAGAGTCCTCAATACTGAGCCAATTATCACCATATtcttgctttctctctctctctctccttgttcCCATTCTCCCTAACGTTCGCtaggaacaaaaaacaaaaaaacacgtCTGCTAGGAACATGTATGCCCTGATGTAAAAAATGAGAACCCAACAGAGACCATCCGATCGACCAAATGTGTAGCACAATCAACTATTTTAGCCatcttttgtaatttatattgaatATAACATAATTTACCATGGTCCATGGTAAATATGATTCAATAGTCAGACTACAATGAAAACCACTTCATGAGGTTCCAAGATGAATAAATAATTTAACAAAAACTAGCAGAAAATTGTCCAAAATATGAAGATATTTCCATGAATATTTCAAATATAGGAAAACAATATGAACAAGCTAGTTGATGCCTGATAGCAAGTACCAGTTAGATACTGTGTAATGGTTCACACATAATACTAGTTTGCTCTGCTACATATTAGTACAAGCATCTGTTAAGagattgatattttttttctccTTCAGTGTCAAAAAGTGACATTTTTCATTATAAAACACTGAAAACTGTTAGAAGAAAGTTATAGCTTTACGAACCTCATAAAGAATGAGACCAAAGGAGAATGCATCAACACTTCTGTCAAATATTTCGTCCCTGTAAACCTCCGGTGCCATGTACAAACCTACCAGAAGACATTGTTACTTTTAAACTGTAAGAATATTGATTCAAACAAGCATCAGACTCTTGTCCAgtgcttttataaaaaaaaaatatgtacATTTATTTAGTGAAGTAATGAAGTGATACAGAGTTCATTCTTTTATTTTCAACCGTGAAATACATAAACTAATACATACAACCATTGCTTGTCATGATACAGTTCAATCTTCAATAGTAACAACATTGCAGCTAGAGATAAACAATAATCAACCAATCAACCTagaaattttgttttaatgctTCTTATTCTATTGGATAGTCTTGAACATCACTGCTCCCATAATTTGGTCTATCCAATAGCTAATAAAAGAAACCAACCTAGACATCAGTAAGCAAAATTGGTTGTTTGTTGTCATCTACTCTATAATCTAATCCAAGTCGAGAAAAGAACATTAAGATAAGagaatcatttttttaattaggAATGCTAGAATGGGAAAGAAATAACTGAAAAAAACCCAAATGAAGGCAACAAGAAATAATATCGGGCAAGtgcaaaatgcatatcaaatatgaACTAGTATGTTTTCTTATTTTGGATTGTTGCACCCAATCTTTATGATACTTGAATTTTAATTTTTGTTGTGATTCTTCCGTGGTAGAGACATTTGCTTTTGCTCTATTCACCAgttgatatttataataattagatTCTTGTAGATTAAGCATGCCAATCACTTTTACTTCTTTATTCTTTTTCACaaataatttttaacttatcagttGTCAGTATCTCAGAAGAATCAATGTCAAATAGAAATTTGATGTAATTTTCCAATAAATCTGCTTCTGGTCCATTATTTAGAAGTGCATCTGTCATCCAGATTCACAAATATGACATTTAAAGTAACTAAGATGATTATTATTGACTTCAATCAAGTAAATTATAATTTACTTATGGAACTGGATTCTTGAATAGAATACTTTGTACTTGCTATTAGGGAACTACTCAAAAGAGGATACAGATACATTTCCattcaagaaagaaagaaaacagcaGAGTATATTATCATATAGTACTTTAAATTAGTCCTTGGCATACAAAGCAAAGCTAGTTCAAAAATACATTAAACACATTCCACTCATAGAAGTATCACTTAAAGTACATAACAATGTACATATGGAGTAGCAATAAATTTTTCACACTCCTAGAGGGAGCTTGGTCTGTCAGATTCTGAATGCTGGTTGAAAAAGCAAAAGAACTTACTCAATTTGTGCTGGTTGAAAAAGCAAAAGGACTTACTCAAGTTGTCAATTTGAGCTTTGGAATCTGCCAATTTAGCTTTattaggtgaaatttttgataggTTGACTAACCCAAAGCCTCCAACCTTCAATTGTCCACCACAATCGAGCAAGATATTTCTGGCACCTTACCAAAACTTTGAATATTAAAGTACAGTACATGAACAAATGATCAAATTAAATCGCAATGCATGATATATATGTATGAAAATGAGCTCACTTCCTCATTGGTCCATCTTACTTTGGTTTTAAATTGCAGTGAATGATTGGGTCCGGTTTACATTGATGGAGATAATTCATTCCCCTGAATATGAAGCAATAGCCACAGCATCAGAAACACTTTTCATGTTACTGGAAACAAAAGCCCTTGTATAGATTCAGATACATGCAGTGAAACAGGAGCGTTTGATACACTCTGCACTAGTTTTGGTGATATTAGCCTGTAAGAATACCACACATTATTTTTGGGAATATctactatatgctaactatatcaTTGGTTTTTAACACAACTAAGTCAGTTGTTGTTTAAGGTAATTGAGTGCTTTGTTCCTCCACATTTCTCAACATAAACTGCATATCATCACATCTCTTGCAATGAGTACCAAAAGTGAACTTTGCTTCTTTCTAACTAATATATTGAATCTGCTCATGACAATCACCATATGGCCAAAAAATCAAGTTCAGATGAATTTATAATTTTGGGCATCATAGTTGCAACTAGTGCCCAATCCATAATCCTTTACGTTCAGGAAAAAGCCTGCTGACATTGATGGTGCTTCTGCTGTTATTGGTAATGACTGTACGTTTAAAGTTCCATTTATTAAGTACAAATGAGCATAAAAATATACAAAAGGAAGCAAATAATAAACAAGACGTAGTCATGGTGTCCTTGCTAGTGCAGCTCATCACAGTCGGAAAGTTAGTTGCACTCTCTCTTAGGTATTAGCCAAATCATGAAGTTCGATTGGTGGGACGTTATGTAAGAAAAAAATTCCACAAGTTTCTACAAACAATATCACTAGCTTTTTCAAATTCCTAAAAGTGCAACTTCAAATATCAAAACAAAATTTATAAGCTACAGTTTCATAACCAACCTTGCAGCAAGCAATTCTAAGGAGTTTACTATTAGCTTTGGACAAACTTTGAAAGTAGTTTGTTGCATACCTGGCAATTTCAAGAGCATATCTAATAACTTTATGGGGCTGCAGACGTCCTTTCTTGTGAAGGTAACTCCCTAAGTCACCCTGAGTTTTCACAGAGAAGAGAATCAAAACATAATGATTAAAAAACTAACATGATACTCTTGTAGATAAAAAaatgtggataacatcctgatGAGATAGAGTCATAGACAATAGAAAGGCAAGAGTGATTTATTTTGCAAAAATCATAAGGCAATGAACATGTGAAGGTATGGTAAGTTGAAGAATTGGAGTAGTCCATAGATTACTTACTTTTGGATGGTACTCCGAAACAATCATCATTGGTATATTTTGGGTGACAGCTCCTACAAACTGAATTACATTCGGATGACGGGCCCTTTGTAACAGATTCAGTTCATATTTGAATGCATTTCTGCAGATGAAAGACATCTTAAACAGTTTCTATTAGTATATGCAAGAAACGAAGTCTATAAACAGTTTCTATTAGTATGATATCAGGGACAGACAGAGTAAGGACATCAGAGAAAGCCCTTCTAGTGGTGCTGAAAAATCAGGTAAGTGTTTTATGGGACAATCACAACATTCGAATTTGCTACACAAAAAGATATAATCAACTCATAGTTCAGGAGAGTTTGACTCAGAACAATTTCAATAAATAAAAATGACCTACCACCTATTCTTTTATACAGATAGGAATAACTATATTAAAGCTTAAAAAGAGCAGGTTAAGCAGTTACACTCTATCTGGGTCTGAATAGCTTTCTCTGTCAAGGATTTTCACAGAAACCTTTGTACCATTCCACTTAGCGACTTGGTAAGTATCCTGACAAAGTGTTGAAAAAGGAAATAATGAACTTCCATCAATCAATAAAAGAATTACCATATGGCTTAAAGAAGCATCAATAAAACGATGACCAAGGAATCAATAAGGAGAATAATGCAGCTCTATTGCGAAATTAAATTCAGTTTATATATCTTGAATCTAGAAGAACAGGCATGAACTAAACTATATGGTATCAAAAAACTACAACACCAAAGAAATGATGTTTTCCTGCAACCGCCACTTTCTGGTACCTTACTCCAAATATTAAATCCAATATTTTGTATGCTTTATTGACCTGCTATTTCTTATCATATATGTTTTCATCAGCATATAAAGCAGCCATATAACCCTCATATGTCGCTACAATTATCATTTAGCATCTTTTTCTGTCCAGACCATAATTTCAAATGATTCACACTATCTTTATCATCAGATTCTCCTGTCCAAAAGGATAGAAACATAACATCGCGATAGAAAATAGAAATGGATAACTGGCATATTTCTATTTTCTGAAAATGTAGCATATAAGCTAAATATGTCATTCATGTTAGACACTTAGGTGTAGGCAAAAGTCAGGAAGAACATGCCTTTAGGACCTCTTCACCTCGTCGGAACTGAAGCTCCCCTGGATTTAGCTCATACTCTGGAACTTCTTGGGGATTTGACACAGCCATGGGAGTCCTCCTGGTTTTCTGGAGACATCAGGAGAGAAATTGAGGAGGTTCTTGCTCCTATTAAAAGAAATGGTTTGgtaggaaaaagaagaaataccGGGACTTTGGCTCCTCGAGCTTTCAAGATGCTGTACACTTCAACGTTGCCGTAGTACTTGGCATCTGCAGCAGCCTACGATGCAATAACCAGGTTGTGAACGCCCTATTTTCTATCAGTCGCAATAGGATTTATCCAAAAGCATGTTCTAACACTAAACGAACATATGGAAGCATATGAGATATCACA encodes the following:
- the LOC135587253 gene encoding pentatricopeptide repeat-containing protein At1g31430-like is translated as MHSSFPKLQRFFLRLHSTTSNPNPPSSSLSQWLLLSSSISISTSRHLRQFLARAIAAGLLRNNHLHLWNSLLHSLARGPNPDLSISLFDLLRRAGVDVDNYAFTAVLKAVAAFPRPKEGENIHSLSLKLGFESENFVLNSLIHMYSVCGFHVAARRVFDLAEDSARDVVSWSSMISGYLQVGLCQEALSVFGNMVRRSITMDAITPVSALIACGRIGAIEPGRRIHALVVIYGFDLNCFLGSSLINMYAGCGYIEDARKLFDRIPERNVVCWTSMISGYTQSGQFRESIELFREMQMAGVRAEDPTVASVVSSCAQLGAHAQGRNIHKYCDVNNIGKLLSVKNALIDMYSKCGDVQRAFEVFQGLAQKDVISWTVMISGLALNGYPKEALDLFSEMELSDEAMPNEITFLGVLTACSHGGFVDKGYHYFNKMVHRYGLIPQIEHYGCIVDLLGRANLLEEAKKFIKEMPIKPDVVIWRSLLFACRGKENVKLAEYAAERILELEPRRCAGHVLLSNIYAVSSRWSDVNKVRGVMRNWSIHKIPGCSFIELNGIVHEFLATDRSHHQSDMIYEFLWVIHGHLFSESYDESCLSTWEGP
- the LOC135587254 gene encoding integrin-linked protein kinase 1-like, which encodes MEAAKQLKRGISRQLSGGSVRRSGRFSFKRNLSFDPRLSNVSRFSFGRQSSLDPNRGTRSPAREELTVPENLDSTMQLLFLACQGDAKGVEELMENGVDVNSIDLDGRTALHIAACEGHIGVVKLLLSWRANIDARDRWGSTAAADAKYYGNVEVYSILKARGAKVPKTRRTPMAVSNPQEVPEYELNPGELQFRRGEEVLKDTYQVAKWNGTKVSVKILDRESYSDPDRVNAFKYELNLLQRARHPNVIQFVGAVTQNIPMMIVSEYHPKGDLGSYLHKKGRLQPHKVIRYALEIARGMNYLHQCKPDPIIHCNLKPKNILLDCGGQLKVGGFGLVNLSKISPNKAKLADSKAQIDNLSLYMAPEVYRDEIFDRSVDAFSFGLILYEMIEGAPAFHPKGPEEAARMICLDGLRPLMKNKSKGYPLDVKELIEECWDPDPVVRPTFSEIIIRLDKVYATCLKQGRWKDTFKLPWK